One stretch of Armigeres subalbatus isolate Guangzhou_Male chromosome 2, GZ_Asu_2, whole genome shotgun sequence DNA includes these proteins:
- the LOC134214975 gene encoding E3 ubiquitin-protein ligase parkin-like, whose product MFDFVNFFKNLIYNMLAIFSFGRKKLSNTLSIYVKTNTGNTLSVDLEPHMDIKDVKQIVAPQLGLAPDELKIIFAGKELSDTITISECDLGQQSIIHAVKARTFPKKSNGKTLLETPISEETPEEPVSTKPLCETLTDLQMTEVNEKPGSPSRERRKAHFFVYCSQCEKVCTGKLRVRCGVCKSGAFTVHRDPACWDDVLKKKRITGHCENYEIPCVENELGDPPFTEFYFKCSEHSSGGEKDFAAPLNLIKTNHKDIPCIACIDISDTVLVFPCEAGHVTCLDCFRQFCASRLLERQFLEHPNGGYTLQCPVSCANSYIEDVHHFKLLSKEQYDRYQRFATEEYVLRNGGVLCPQPGCGMGLLVDPECKRVQCQNGCGYVFCRNCLQGYHIGECLETPQSSAGTAPNYTIDPLRASEARWDEASKIAIKVTTKPCPQCRTATERDGGCMHMVCTRSGCGFEWCWVCQTPWTRDCMAAHWFG is encoded by the exons ATGTTCGACTTTGTGaacttttttaagaatttaatctACAACATGTTGGCAATATTTTCGTTCGGACGGAAGAAGCTCTCGAACACCCTGAGCATCTACGTGAAAACAAATACCGGCAATACTTTGTCGGTGGATCTGGAACCGCACATGGATATAAAGGACGTGAAGCAAATTGTGGCTCCACAGCTCGGCCTTGCACCGGACGAGCTGAAAATCATCTTCGCCGGGAAGGAACTCTCCGATACGATTACTATAAGC GAGTGTGATCTCGGTCAGCAGTCAATCATCCACGCAGTCAAAGCGAGAACATTCCCAAAGAAAAGCAACGGGAAAACATTATTAGAAACACCCATCTCCGAAGAAACCCCTGAGGAACCAGTTTCCACAAAGCCATTATGTGAAACGCTGACCGACCTCCAAATGACGGAAGTGAACGAAAAACCTGGAAGCCCTTCCCGGGAACGAAGGAAAGCTCATTTCTTTGTGTACTGCTCTCAGTGTGAGAAGGTTTGTACTGGCAAGCTGCGAGTACGTTGTGGTGTTTGTAAAAGTGGTGCCTTCACGGTCCACCGTGATCCCGCTTGTTGGGATGACGTGCTGAAGAAAAAACGAATCACTGGGCACTGTGAGAACTACGAAATTCCTTGCGTAGAGAACGAGCTTGGCGATCCACCGTTTACTGAGTTCTATTTCAAGTGCTCGGAGCACTCCTCCGGGGGTGAGAAGGACTTTGCTGCTCCTTTGAATCTGATCAAGACAAACCATAAGGATATTCCATGCATAGCTTGCATCGATATAAG TGACACCGTGCTGGTATTTCCCTGTGAGGCTGGTCACGTAACCTGTCTCGACTGCTTCCGTCAATTTTGCGCATCCCGGCTGCTGGAGCGCCAATTTCTGGAGCACCCAAACGGTGGATACACACTGCAATGTCCGGTGAGCTGCGCGAATTCCTACATAGAGGATGTGCACCATTTCAAGTTACTGTCGAAGGAACAGTATGATCGCTATCAACGTTTTGCAACCGAGGAGTATGTCCTGAGAAACGGAGGGGTGCTGTGCCCCCAACCGGGATGTGGAATGGGTCTTCTTGTGGATCCGGAGTGCAAACGTGTTCAATGTCAGAATGGTTGTGGG TACGTGTTCTGTCGCAACTGCCTGCAAGGGTACCACATAGGGGAATGTCTGGAAACGCCGCAATCGAGTGCGGGCACCGCACCGAACTACACCATCGACCCGCTGCGTGCGTCCGAAGCTCGGTGGGACGAGGCTTCCAAAATTGCCATCAAAGTTACAACCAAACCTTGCCCCCAGTGTCGAACGGCCACCGAACGCGATGGAGGCTGCATGCACATGGTGTGCACTCGGTCTGGCTGCGGCTTTGAGTGGTGCTGGGTCTGCCAGACCCCGTGGACCAGAGACTGCATGGCAGCGCACTGGTTTGGTTAG
- the LOC134214976 gene encoding enkurin-like encodes MSIINIYHHNENIYNVEKKPPERPPKPPLYHSRFEHQVRRETKSSKDAHRTMGYAKIPLQKPDEFLKKNCGIRFRATKSAPVRLCADHKPPVPKKEDLDASRQQILKCVDFKVENIKKVACANPKKVRPRYADTRKGDFHDLEKSGLVPVYMCQPKYGKVPEYLHRRKKDLEAQKQRLMDKMAEQKSACSAISQEERLELLKGLKKNWENLQREYQSLPLLIDTVPKMIRKAKLEKGLKELEKDILMMESSPYIYVYSDDEDKQLP; translated from the exons ATGTCCATCATCAACATTTATCATCATAACGAAAACATCTACAACGTGGAGAAGAAACCGCCTGAACGTCCACCGAAACCGCCGCTCTATCACTCGCGCTTTGAACACCAGGTCCGCCGAGAAACAAAGTCTAGCAAGGATGCCCATCGCACGATGGGCTACGCCAAAATTCCTCTGCAAAAACCGGACGAGTTTCTCAAAAAGAACTGCGGGATCCGCTTTCGGGCTACAAAATCGGCTCCGGTTCGTCTTTGTGCCGATCACAAACCCCCTGTGCCGAAAAAAGAAGATCTGGATGCCTCCCGGCAGCAGATACTGAAGTGCGTCGATTTCAAGGTCGAGAACATCAAAAAGGTGGCTTGTGCCAACCCGAAGAAGGTTCGACCACGCTACGCGGATACAAGGAAAGGAGATTTTCACGATCTGGAAAAGTCGGGCCTGGTACCGGTTTACATGTGTCAACCGAAGTACGGCAAGGTCCCGGAGTATCTCCACCGACGCAAGAAGGACTTGGAAGCGCAGAAGCAACGGCTGATGGACAAGATGGCTGAACAGAAGTCCGCCTGTTCGGCGATTTCGCAGGAGGAACGGCTGGAACTGTTGAAG GGGTTGAAGAAAAACTGGGAAAATCTTCAGCGGGAGTACCAAAGTCTTCCATTGTTGATTGATACCGTGCCTAAAATGATCCGCAAAGCCAAATTGGAAAAAGGTCTGAAGGAGCTGGAGAAGGACATCCTGATGATGGAGAGCAGCCCCTACATCTATGTCTACAGCGATGACGAAGACAAACAGCTGCCTTAA
- the LOC134214977 gene encoding neurogenic differentiation factor 1-like, with protein sequence MEGEKLPDKYAISSNMKTFQPRASSRKSTLVAKEATKRFKANQRERNRMHGLNDALDRLRRCLPLPQLYSVIVKCDQTVPQKLSKIETLRLAKNYICLLSEALRRNRALDRDVLMDTLSLRLSQNTCNLLRTRLKLDDDLKAALVEPGCHHRDPYDCRCEGLSSFGYCRAGIRIVRETGGALYEYVDEQCSCVAKCFRLQTL encoded by the coding sequence ATGGAGGGTGAAAAGCTCCCCGATAAATATGCAATCAGTTCCAACATGAAGACCTTTCAGCCCAGAGCATCGTCCCGGAAGTCAACACTGGTGGCCAAAGAAGCCACCAAACGGTTCAAAGCCAATCAACGGGAACGCAACCGGATGCATGGCCTAAATGATGCGTTGGATCGCCTCCGGCGTTGCCTTCCACTACCTCAGCTGTACAGCGTGATCGTCAAGTGCGACCAAACGGTCCCGCAAAAGCTGTCCAAGATTGAAACGCTGCGTTTGGCGAAGAACTACATCTGCTTGCTGTCGGAGGCGCTGCGTCGCAACCGAGCCTTGGATCGCGACGTACTCATGGATACGTTGTCGCTCCGGTTGAGTCAAAACACGTGCAATCTGCTGCGGACTCGGCTGAAGCTGGATGACGATTTGAAGGCAGCACTGGTGGAACCCGGTTGTCATCACAGAGATCCGTACGACTGCCGATGCGAGGGATTGTCCAGTTTCGGATATTGCAGGGCCGGGATTAGAATCGTGAGGGAGACAGGCGGTGCTTTGTACGAATATGTGGATGAGCAATGTTCTTGCGTTGCCAAATGTTTCAGATTGCAAACTCTGTaa